Proteins co-encoded in one Fusarium musae strain F31 chromosome 3, whole genome shotgun sequence genomic window:
- a CDS encoding hypothetical protein (EggNog:ENOG41): MLIESATTTRPRRSITERQRKLCNPEMRPLLEWELKAEVACAKELHAQPDFDKLLTRFRETKTRVAFSLEGLDIAALMRHQANSRPGTGKLSPTIFMEECDFHDENRIACLVAKIKPKVSEQLRNQTDKEMLEHRKALLACFDWRNNSVLKSSTPFFPGTLGKCKECHRETQRSERSKVAD; encoded by the exons ATGTTGATAGAGTCTGCGACAACCACGCGCCCAAGACGAAGTATTACCGAGCGCCAGAGAAAGCTGTGTAATCCTGAAATGCGCCCACTTCTTGAATGGGAGCTGAAAGCTGAAGTCGCTTGCGCCAAGGAACTCCATGCCCAACCAGACTTCGACAAACTCCTCACGAGATTTCGTGAGACCAAAACTCGGGTCGCCTTCTCTCTCGAAGGGCTCGATATCGCTGCTTTGATGAGACATCAGGCGAACT CAAGACCAGGTACTGGTAAGCTTTCACCTACTATTTTCATGGAAGAATGCGACTTCCACGACGAAAACCGCATTGCTTGTCTTGTTGCAAAGATCAAACCCAAAGTATCGGAACAGCTGCGCAACCAGACAGATAAAGAGATGCTGGAACACCGCAAGGCACTCTTGGCCTGCTTCGATTGGCGCAATAACTCCGTTCTGAAATCCAGCACGCCTTTCTTCCCTGGTACTCTCGGCAAATGCAAAGAGTGTCATCGAGAGACTCAGCGATCCGAACGTTCCAAGGTCGCGGATTGA
- a CDS encoding hypothetical protein (EggNog:ENOG41) → MREVSQAERDFQNLIEPLNTRFRDYQRQDPYEYRMIDIDGMDPIKVLSTFHSNEKARRFINDVAKLCTKPTFIPVLNQTVSTSGEPGKISPCAFILAHAVQVLLFAPQDWDPNRVYTRDQNA, encoded by the coding sequence ATGCGCGAAGTGAGTCAAGCCGAACGAGACTTTCAGAATCTTATTGAACCGCTCAACACACGATTTCGCGACTACCAAAGGCAGGATCCATACGAATATCGCATGATCGACATTGATGGTATGGACCCAATTAAAGTTTTGAGTACTTTCCACAGTAACGAAAAGGCTCGGCGGTTCATCAATGATGTCGCAAAGCTTTGCACGAAGCCCACCTTTATCCCCGTGCTCAACCAAACCGTTTCTACGTCTGGCGAGCCGGGCAAGATCTCGCCTTGCGCGTTTATCCTAGCACATGCTGTTCAGGTACTTCTCTTCGCCCCTCAGGATTGGGACCCCAATCGTGTCTACACCAGAGATCAAAACGCCTAA
- a CDS encoding hypothetical protein (EggNog:ENOG41), whose translation MAWDLEIGTPCWVATGDVEMHRQSVTPRRATPKYFQIPDKIDMPGAIYEDLLEDVREGLEEIFDHPGSRAPFIPGYQDRADAIARAKLLREHGQKCPNVMMVHLRPPSGVISHRELNVYARKVAYNGKGLRVAKKKVYVICEPFTKRNIDRVEPV comes from the coding sequence ATGGCATGGGATTTGGAGATTGGAACGCCTTGCTGGGTCGCAACCGGTGACGTCGAGATGCACAGACAGAGCGTCACGCCCCGTCGAGCTACACCCAAGTACTTCCAAATCCCTGACAAGATCGACATGCCTGGAGCAATATACGAAGACCTTCTCGAGGATGTTCGAGAAGGTCTGGAGGAGATCTTTGATCACCCAGGCTCCCGTGCACCATTCATACCTGGATATCAAGATCGTGCTGATGCGATCGCTCGTGCGAAGCTGTTGCGCGAACACGGCCAGAAATGTCCGAATGTCATGATGGTCCATCTGAGGCCTCCCTCTGGAGTCATTTCTCATCGAGAGTTGAATGTTTATGCGCGCAAGGTTGCTTACAATGGAAAGGGATTGAGGGtagcgaagaagaaggtttatGTAATCTGTGAGCCTTTCACCAAGAGAAACATTGATCGCGTCGAGCCGGTTTAG